A window of the Pungitius pungitius chromosome 3, fPunPun2.1, whole genome shotgun sequence genome harbors these coding sequences:
- the LOC119212561 gene encoding mitogen-activated protein kinase kinase kinase kinase 4-like isoform X11, whose translation MANDSPAKSLVDIDLASLRDPAGIFELVEVVGNGTYGQVYKGRHVKTGQLAAIKVMDVTEDEEEEIKLEINMLKKYSHHRNIATYYGAFIKKSPPGHDDQLWLVMEFCGAGSITDLVKNTKGNQLKEDWIAYISREILRGLAHLHAHHVIHRDIKGQNVLLTENAEVKLVDFGVSAQLDRTVGRRNTFIGTPYWMAPEVIACDENPDATYDYRSDLWSCGITAIEMAEGAPPLCDMHPMRALFLIPRNPPPRLKSKKWSKKFFSFIEGCLVKNYTQRPPTDQLLKHPFIRDQPNERQVRIQLKDHIDRTKKKRGEKDETEYEYSGSEEEEEDPPEQEGEPSSIVNVPGESTLRRDFIRLQQENKERSEALRRQQLLQEQQMREQEEYKRQLLAERQKRIEQQKEQRRRLEEQQRREREMRRQQEREQRRREQEDKRRIEEMDRRRKEEEERRRADDEKRRNDREQEYIRRQLEEEQRHLEMLQEQLLREQAMLLADERYRKNIQGSPQTAPPPKQPPLPPRSSEPFSNGGSSSEASAMHRPMEPQVQWSHLAALKSSNSAAPSSSPPTPLPPPPPVVSRSQSFSEPAGVTSNFAQLHLRSQDPHHHHHPSPARTDPQPQPPLHHPQALTRAEQQACGEEVPPKVPVRTTSRSPVLARRESPLPSQPGNQVGPRIAAGNVEQRPLWDRVEKLQPRPGSGSSSGSSNSSSQASPGDRFRPRSSSKSEGSPLQRPENVPKKQDEKNLARPTRPADLTALAKELRAVDDVRPPHKVTDYSSSSEDSGTTDEEDDEEVDQEAGEESTSGAEDSRAGRLSNGETESAKTMLLEDSESDQAVTPSKDGTLVIRQSTVDLKQLVNLASAGLGHVHGQPQTHSHGLAEKNGFAGRIHHLPDLIQQSHHSPSSSTTIPSSPSSSSFTSSSSYASPAMPPQNPLDELTGIESQSESNSMSKHKSSSSFTPFIDPRLLQISPSSGSALNNMAFGPDGRLADPLRADPSRKGSVVNVNPVNTRPPSDTPEIRKYKKRFNSEILCAALWGVNLLVGTESGLMLLDRSGQGKVYPLINRRRIQQMDVLEGLNVLVTISGKKNKLRVYYLSWLRNKILHNDPEVEKKQGWVNVGDLEGCVHYKVVKYERIKFLVLALKNAVEVYAWAPKPYHKFMAFKSFGDLVHKPLLVDLTVEEGQRLKVIYGSCSGFHAVDVDSGAVYDIYLPTHIQTSIQCHAIIILPNTDGIELLVCYEDEGVYVNTYGRITKDVVLQWGEMPTSVAYIRSNQIMGWGEKAIEIRSVETGHLDGVFMHKRAQRLKFLCERNDKVFFASVRAGGASQVYFMTLGRTSLMSW comes from the exons gatgaagaggaggaaattaAACTGGAGATCAATATGCTGAAAAAGTATTCCCATCATAGAAACATAGCCACCTACTATGGCGCTTTCATTAAGAAGAGCCCCCCGGGACACGACGACCAGCTATGG TTGGTGATGGAGTTCTGTGGAGCTGGTTCTATCACGGACCTGGTGAAGAACACCAAGGGAAACCAGCTGAAGGAAGACTGGATCGCCTACATCTCCAGAGAGATCCTTAGG ggTTTGGCCCACCTGCACGCCCACCACGTCATCCACCGCGACATCAAGGGGCAGAACGTTCTGTTGACGGAGAACGCCGAGGTCAAACTAG TCGACTTTGGCGTGAGTGCTCAGCTCGATCGGACGGTGGGGAGGAGAAACACCTTCATTGGGACCCCTTATTGGATGGCCCCCGAGGTCATTGCCTGTGACGAGAACCCAGATGCTACATACGATTACAGA AGCGATCTATGGTCTTGTGGAATCACAGCGATTGAAATGGCTGAAGGAGCGCCAC CACTTTGTGACATGCACCCAATGCGTGCGCTCTTTCTCATCCCGAGAAACCCTCCTCCCAGGCTCAAGTCTAAAAAATG GTCCAAAAAGTTTTTCAGTTTCATCGAGGGCTGCCTGGTGAAGAACTACACGCAGCGGCCCCCGACAGACCAGCTGCTGAAGCATCCCTTCATTCGAGACCAGCCCAACGAGAGGCAAGTCCGCATCCAGCTCAAAGACCACATCGACCGTaccaagaagaagaggggggagaaag ACGAGACGGAGTACGAGTACAGtggcagtgaggaggaggaagaggatccCCCAGAACAAGAGGGAGAGCCCAG CTCCATTGTCAATGTGCCAGGTGAGTCAACCCTGCGGCGTGACTTCATCCgcctgcagcaggagaacaaGGAGCGATCGGAGGCGCTGCGccgccagcagctcctccaggagcAGCAGATGCGGGAGCAAGAAGAGTACAAACGCCAACTACTGGCTGAGAGGCAGAAACGCATTGAGCAAcagaaggagcagaggaggcggCTGGAGGAG CAACAGCGGCGTGAACGGGAGATGAGGAGGCAGCAGGAGCGTGAGCAGCGTCGCCGCGAGCAAGAGGACAAAAGGCGGATTGAAGAAATGGACCGCCGACgtaaagaagaagaggaacgcCGGCGGGCCGACgatgagaagaggaggaatgaTCGTGAACAG GAGTACATCAGGCGTCAGctagaggaggagcagagacacctggagatgctgcaggagcagctgctcCGTGAACAGGCCATGCTGCTG GCTGATGAACGGTACCGTAAGAACATTCAGGGCTCCCCTCAGACTGCCCCTCCTCCCAAGCAGCCCCCTCTGCCTCCCCGCTCCTCTGAACCGTTTTCCAATGGCGGCTCCTCCTCCGAGGCCTCCGCCATGCACCGGCCCATGGAGCCTCAG GTCCAGTGGTCCCACCTGGCTGCtctaaaaagcagcaacagCGCAGCCCCCTCTTCTTCACCtcccactcctcttcctcctcctccgcccgtgGTCTCTCGCTCGCAGTCCTTCAGCGAGCCCGCCGGCGTGACCTCTAACTTTGCACAGCTCCACCTGCGTTCCCAGGAcccccaccatcaccaccacccatCGCCCGCACGCACTGACCCCCAGCCCCAACCTCCCCTCCACCACCCTCAGGCCCTTACCAGGGCCGAACAACAGGCCTGCGGCGAGGAGGTACCTCCCAAG GTCCCAGTAAGGACAACATCTAGGTCTCCAGTACTGGCGCGCAGAGAATCCCCTCTGCCGTCACAGCCCGGCAACCAGGTGGGACCGAGGATCGCTGCAGG TAACGTGGAGCAGCGGCCGCTGTGGGACCGAGTGGAAAAGCTGCAGCCCCGGCCGGGCAGCGGCAGCTCCTCTGGCTCCTCCAACTCCAGCTCCCAGGCCAGCCCTGGTGATCGCTTCCGACCACGCT CTTCCTCCAAATCTGAAGGATCGCCTCTCCAGCGTCCTGAAAATGTTCCCAAAAAGCAAGATGAAAAGAACCTTGCCAGGCCTACTCGACCAGCT GATCTGACAGCTCTGGCTAAGGAGCTTCGCGCGGTAGACGACGTGAGGCCCCCCCACAAGGTCACAGACTATTCCTCCTCAAGCGAGGACTCGGGCACCACAGAcgaggaagatgatgaggagGTGGACCAGGAGGCGGGAGAGGAGTCGACCTCGGGGGCCGAGGATTCCAGGGCTGG GAGGCTGAGCAACGGGGAGACAGAGTCGGCTAAGACCATGCTTCTGGAAGACTCTGAGAGCGACCAAGCCGTCACGCCTTCCAAGGATGGAACGCTGGTCATCAGACAG AGCACCGTTGACCTTAAGCAGTTGGTCAATCTCGCCTCAGCCGGCCTCGGCCACGTGCACGGCCAGCCCCAAACCCACAGCCACGGCCTGGCAGAGAAAAACGGCTTTGCCGGCCGCATACACCACCTACCAGACCTTATCCAGCAGAGCCATCActccccttcctcttccacaaccatcccttcctctccctcatcttcctccttcacATCATCATCTAGCTATGCCAGTCCCGCCATGCCCCCACAGAACCCCCTGGACGAGCTCACTGGCATAGAG TCCCAGTCAGAAAGCAACTCCATGTCCAAACAcaagtcttcctcctccttcactcccTTCATTGACCCTCGTCTTCTACAGATCTCTCCATCCAGCGGCAGCGCCCTCAACAACATGG CGTTTGGGCCGGACGGAAGGCTCGCAGACCCGCTGAGGGCCGACCCGTCCCGCAAAGGCTCCGTGGTCAACGTCAACCCAGTCAACACGCGCCCGCCGAGCGACACGCCGGAGATTCGCAAGTACAAGAAGAGATTCAACTCTGAGATCCTGTGCGCCGCGCTCTGGG GAGTGAACCTGCTGGTGGGAACGGAGAGCGGCCTGATGCTGCTGGACCGGAGCGGCCAGGGGAAGGTCTACCCTCTGATCAACAGGCGACGCATCCAGCAGATGGATGTTCTGGAGGGACTCAACGTGCTGGTCACCATTTCGG GTAAAAAGAACAAGCTGCGAGTGTACTACCTGTCATGGCTGAGGAACAAGATTTTGCACAATGACCCCGAGGTGGAGAAGAAGCAAGGTTGGGTTAATGTGGGCGACCTGGAGGGTTGCGTCCACTACAAAGTTG TGAAATATGAGAGGATTAAGTTCTTGGTGCTGGCCTTAAAGAACGCGGTGGAGGTGTACGCCTGGGCCCCCAAACCCTACCACAAATTCATGGCCTTTAAG TCTTTCGGGGATCTGGTGCACAAGCCTCTGCTGGTTGACCTGACGGTGGAGGAAGgtcagaggttaaaggtcatctATGGCTCGTGTTCAGGCTTTCACGCCGTGGATGTGGACTCCGGAGCCGTCTACGACATCTACCTGCCCACACAT ATCCAGACCAGCATTCAGTGCCATGCCATCATCATTTTGCCCAACACTGATGGCATCGAGCTGCTGGTGTGTTACGAGGACGAGGGCGTCTACGTCAACACCTACGGGCGCATCACCAAGGACGTGGTGCTGCAGTGGGGCGAAATGCCCACCTCAGTGG CCTACATTAGGTCGAACCAGATCATGGGCTGGGGTGAGAAGGCCATAGAGATCCGCTCTGTGGAAACAGGCCACCTGGATGGCGTTTTCATGCACAAGAGAGCCCAGAGACTCAAGTTCCTGTGTGAGAGGAATGACAAG GTCTTCTTTGCCTCTGTGCGCGCCGGAGGTGCCAGCCAGGTGTACTTCATGACCCTGGGACGCACCTCCCTCATGAGCTGGTAG
- the LOC119212561 gene encoding mitogen-activated protein kinase kinase kinase kinase 4-like isoform X5 — translation MANDSPAKSLVDIDLASLRDPAGIFELVEVVGNGTYGQVYKGRHVKTGQLAAIKVMDVTEDEEEEIKLEINMLKKYSHHRNIATYYGAFIKKSPPGHDDQLWLVMEFCGAGSITDLVKNTKGNQLKEDWIAYISREILRGLAHLHAHHVIHRDIKGQNVLLTENAEVKLVDFGVSAQLDRTVGRRNTFIGTPYWMAPEVIACDENPDATYDYRSDLWSCGITAIEMAEGAPPLCDMHPMRALFLIPRNPPPRLKSKKWSKKFFSFIEGCLVKNYTQRPPTDQLLKHPFIRDQPNERQVRIQLKDHIDRTKKKRGEKDETEYEYSGSEEEEEDPPEQEGEPSSIVNVPGESTLRRDFIRLQQENKERSEALRRQQLLQEQQMREQEEYKRQLLAERQKRIEQQKEQRRRLEEQQRREREMRRQQEREQRRREQEDKRRIEEMDRRRKEEEERRRADDEKRRNDREQEYIRRQLEEEQRHLEMLQEQLLREQAMLLADERYRKNIQGSPQTAPPPKQPPLPPRSSEPFSNGGSSSEASAMHRPMEPQVQWSHLAALKSSNSAAPSSSPPTPLPPPPPVVSRSQSFSEPAGVTSNFAQLHLRSQDPHHHHHPSPARTDPQPQPPLHHPQALTRAEQQACGEEVPPKVPVRTTSRSPVLARRESPLPSQPGNQVGPRIAAGNVEQRPLWDRVEKLQPRPGSGSSSGSSNSSSQASPGDRFRPRSSSKSEGSPLQRPENVPKKQDEKNLARPTRPADLTALAKELRAVDDVRPPHKVTDYSSSSEDSGTTDEEDDEEVDQEAGEESTSGAEDSRAGRLSNGETESAKTMLLEDSESDQAVTPSKDGTLVIRQSTVDLKQLVNLASAGLGHVHGQPQTHSHGLAEKNGFAGRIHHLPDLIQQSHHSPSSSTTIPSSPSSSSFTSSSSYASPAMPPQNPLDELTGIESQSESNSMSKHKSSSSFTPFIDPRLLQISPSSGSALNNMAAFGPDGRLADPLRADPSRKGSVVNVNPVNTRPPSDTPEIRKYKKRFNSEILCAALWGVNLLVGTESGLMLLDRSGQGKVYPLINRRRIQQMDVLEGLNVLVTISGKKNKLRVYYLSWLRNKILHNDPEVEKKQGWVNVGDLEGCVHYKVVKYERIKFLVLALKNAVEVYAWAPKPYHKFMAFKSFGDLVHKPLLVDLTVEEGQRLKVIYGSCSGFHAVDVDSGAVYDIYLPTHIQTSIQCHAIIILPNTDGIELLVCYEDEGVYVNTYGRITKDVVLQWGEMPTSVAYIRSNQIMGWGEKAIEIRSVETGHLDGVFMHKRAQRLKFLCERNDKVFFASVRAGGASQVYFMTLGRTSLMSW, via the exons gatgaagaggaggaaattaAACTGGAGATCAATATGCTGAAAAAGTATTCCCATCATAGAAACATAGCCACCTACTATGGCGCTTTCATTAAGAAGAGCCCCCCGGGACACGACGACCAGCTATGG TTGGTGATGGAGTTCTGTGGAGCTGGTTCTATCACGGACCTGGTGAAGAACACCAAGGGAAACCAGCTGAAGGAAGACTGGATCGCCTACATCTCCAGAGAGATCCTTAGG ggTTTGGCCCACCTGCACGCCCACCACGTCATCCACCGCGACATCAAGGGGCAGAACGTTCTGTTGACGGAGAACGCCGAGGTCAAACTAG TCGACTTTGGCGTGAGTGCTCAGCTCGATCGGACGGTGGGGAGGAGAAACACCTTCATTGGGACCCCTTATTGGATGGCCCCCGAGGTCATTGCCTGTGACGAGAACCCAGATGCTACATACGATTACAGA AGCGATCTATGGTCTTGTGGAATCACAGCGATTGAAATGGCTGAAGGAGCGCCAC CACTTTGTGACATGCACCCAATGCGTGCGCTCTTTCTCATCCCGAGAAACCCTCCTCCCAGGCTCAAGTCTAAAAAATG GTCCAAAAAGTTTTTCAGTTTCATCGAGGGCTGCCTGGTGAAGAACTACACGCAGCGGCCCCCGACAGACCAGCTGCTGAAGCATCCCTTCATTCGAGACCAGCCCAACGAGAGGCAAGTCCGCATCCAGCTCAAAGACCACATCGACCGTaccaagaagaagaggggggagaaag ACGAGACGGAGTACGAGTACAGtggcagtgaggaggaggaagaggatccCCCAGAACAAGAGGGAGAGCCCAG CTCCATTGTCAATGTGCCAGGTGAGTCAACCCTGCGGCGTGACTTCATCCgcctgcagcaggagaacaaGGAGCGATCGGAGGCGCTGCGccgccagcagctcctccaggagcAGCAGATGCGGGAGCAAGAAGAGTACAAACGCCAACTACTGGCTGAGAGGCAGAAACGCATTGAGCAAcagaaggagcagaggaggcggCTGGAGGAG CAACAGCGGCGTGAACGGGAGATGAGGAGGCAGCAGGAGCGTGAGCAGCGTCGCCGCGAGCAAGAGGACAAAAGGCGGATTGAAGAAATGGACCGCCGACgtaaagaagaagaggaacgcCGGCGGGCCGACgatgagaagaggaggaatgaTCGTGAACAG GAGTACATCAGGCGTCAGctagaggaggagcagagacacctggagatgctgcaggagcagctgctcCGTGAACAGGCCATGCTGCTG GCTGATGAACGGTACCGTAAGAACATTCAGGGCTCCCCTCAGACTGCCCCTCCTCCCAAGCAGCCCCCTCTGCCTCCCCGCTCCTCTGAACCGTTTTCCAATGGCGGCTCCTCCTCCGAGGCCTCCGCCATGCACCGGCCCATGGAGCCTCAG GTCCAGTGGTCCCACCTGGCTGCtctaaaaagcagcaacagCGCAGCCCCCTCTTCTTCACCtcccactcctcttcctcctcctccgcccgtgGTCTCTCGCTCGCAGTCCTTCAGCGAGCCCGCCGGCGTGACCTCTAACTTTGCACAGCTCCACCTGCGTTCCCAGGAcccccaccatcaccaccacccatCGCCCGCACGCACTGACCCCCAGCCCCAACCTCCCCTCCACCACCCTCAGGCCCTTACCAGGGCCGAACAACAGGCCTGCGGCGAGGAGGTACCTCCCAAG GTCCCAGTAAGGACAACATCTAGGTCTCCAGTACTGGCGCGCAGAGAATCCCCTCTGCCGTCACAGCCCGGCAACCAGGTGGGACCGAGGATCGCTGCAGG TAACGTGGAGCAGCGGCCGCTGTGGGACCGAGTGGAAAAGCTGCAGCCCCGGCCGGGCAGCGGCAGCTCCTCTGGCTCCTCCAACTCCAGCTCCCAGGCCAGCCCTGGTGATCGCTTCCGACCACGCT CTTCCTCCAAATCTGAAGGATCGCCTCTCCAGCGTCCTGAAAATGTTCCCAAAAAGCAAGATGAAAAGAACCTTGCCAGGCCTACTCGACCAGCT GATCTGACAGCTCTGGCTAAGGAGCTTCGCGCGGTAGACGACGTGAGGCCCCCCCACAAGGTCACAGACTATTCCTCCTCAAGCGAGGACTCGGGCACCACAGAcgaggaagatgatgaggagGTGGACCAGGAGGCGGGAGAGGAGTCGACCTCGGGGGCCGAGGATTCCAGGGCTGG GAGGCTGAGCAACGGGGAGACAGAGTCGGCTAAGACCATGCTTCTGGAAGACTCTGAGAGCGACCAAGCCGTCACGCCTTCCAAGGATGGAACGCTGGTCATCAGACAG AGCACCGTTGACCTTAAGCAGTTGGTCAATCTCGCCTCAGCCGGCCTCGGCCACGTGCACGGCCAGCCCCAAACCCACAGCCACGGCCTGGCAGAGAAAAACGGCTTTGCCGGCCGCATACACCACCTACCAGACCTTATCCAGCAGAGCCATCActccccttcctcttccacaaccatcccttcctctccctcatcttcctccttcacATCATCATCTAGCTATGCCAGTCCCGCCATGCCCCCACAGAACCCCCTGGACGAGCTCACTGGCATAGAG TCCCAGTCAGAAAGCAACTCCATGTCCAAACAcaagtcttcctcctccttcactcccTTCATTGACCCTCGTCTTCTACAGATCTCTCCATCCAGCGGCAGCGCCCTCAACAACATGG CAGCGTTTGGGCCGGACGGAAGGCTCGCAGACCCGCTGAGGGCCGACCCGTCCCGCAAAGGCTCCGTGGTCAACGTCAACCCAGTCAACACGCGCCCGCCGAGCGACACGCCGGAGATTCGCAAGTACAAGAAGAGATTCAACTCTGAGATCCTGTGCGCCGCGCTCTGGG GAGTGAACCTGCTGGTGGGAACGGAGAGCGGCCTGATGCTGCTGGACCGGAGCGGCCAGGGGAAGGTCTACCCTCTGATCAACAGGCGACGCATCCAGCAGATGGATGTTCTGGAGGGACTCAACGTGCTGGTCACCATTTCGG GTAAAAAGAACAAGCTGCGAGTGTACTACCTGTCATGGCTGAGGAACAAGATTTTGCACAATGACCCCGAGGTGGAGAAGAAGCAAGGTTGGGTTAATGTGGGCGACCTGGAGGGTTGCGTCCACTACAAAGTTG TGAAATATGAGAGGATTAAGTTCTTGGTGCTGGCCTTAAAGAACGCGGTGGAGGTGTACGCCTGGGCCCCCAAACCCTACCACAAATTCATGGCCTTTAAG TCTTTCGGGGATCTGGTGCACAAGCCTCTGCTGGTTGACCTGACGGTGGAGGAAGgtcagaggttaaaggtcatctATGGCTCGTGTTCAGGCTTTCACGCCGTGGATGTGGACTCCGGAGCCGTCTACGACATCTACCTGCCCACACAT ATCCAGACCAGCATTCAGTGCCATGCCATCATCATTTTGCCCAACACTGATGGCATCGAGCTGCTGGTGTGTTACGAGGACGAGGGCGTCTACGTCAACACCTACGGGCGCATCACCAAGGACGTGGTGCTGCAGTGGGGCGAAATGCCCACCTCAGTGG CCTACATTAGGTCGAACCAGATCATGGGCTGGGGTGAGAAGGCCATAGAGATCCGCTCTGTGGAAACAGGCCACCTGGATGGCGTTTTCATGCACAAGAGAGCCCAGAGACTCAAGTTCCTGTGTGAGAGGAATGACAAG GTCTTCTTTGCCTCTGTGCGCGCCGGAGGTGCCAGCCAGGTGTACTTCATGACCCTGGGACGCACCTCCCTCATGAGCTGGTAG